One region of Actinomycetota bacterium genomic DNA includes:
- a CDS encoding tyrosine-type recombinase/integrase: MRECDPPAAGGAADEDERPVWEPDVVEAFQAFSDPEKATTEFEFMARTAMNLDFELGLRTGELVALQFSDRVGNVVKVRRARSMIGGRKDIVEKKPKTGSGKRDVGMSSRAQALWDALPARQSVPSIGGYLFVDEAGQPVHPSRIIAEFERLRDGFLAENPHVARITFRDVRSCAITRWVRRGVDAPMVKTMAGHKSYAFTIDRYFKATAADTEAAAAKLG, translated from the coding sequence TTGCGTGAGTGTGACCCTCCTGCAGCGGGCGGGGCGGCCGACGAGGACGAGCGTCCGGTGTGGGAACCCGACGTCGTGGAAGCCTTCCAGGCGTTCTCAGATCCCGAGAAGGCCACTACCGAGTTCGAGTTCATGGCCCGGACGGCGATGAACCTGGACTTCGAACTCGGCCTGAGAACCGGCGAGCTCGTCGCGCTGCAGTTCTCAGATCGTGTCGGCAACGTCGTGAAGGTGCGCCGAGCCCGTTCAATGATAGGCGGCCGCAAGGACATCGTTGAGAAGAAGCCGAAGACCGGCAGCGGCAAGCGCGACGTTGGCATGAGCAGCCGCGCCCAGGCCCTGTGGGACGCCCTACCGGCTCGTCAGAGTGTCCCGTCCATCGGCGGGTACCTGTTCGTGGACGAAGCCGGCCAGCCGGTGCACCCGTCCCGGATCATCGCCGAGTTCGAACGGCTAAGGGACGGGTTCCTGGCCGAGAACCCGCACGTTGCGAGGATTACGTTCCGCGACGTGCGGTCGTGTGCCATCACCCGGTGGGTCCGCAGGGGTGTCGATGCCCCGATGGTCAAGACGATGGCCGGCCACAAGTCCTACGCGTTCACGATCGACCGGTACTTCAAGGCGACGGCAGCCGACACCGAGGCCGCCGCTGCGAAGTTGGGCTAG
- a CDS encoding class I SAM-dependent methyltransferase translates to MSDTDLNRSLWDERVGLHGQDDYYDVAGFLAGGSSLTERELDEVRAAVGDVEGLDVLHLQCHFGLDTLSFARLGARATGLDFSPVAVERARGLAAEAGIDAAFVEADSQHLPSDVEGGFDLVFASYGVLCWIADVDAWMRSASAALRSGGHLVLIDLHPASQMVGGIDPLEFDFPYLGAEPQRFEASGSYAAPDAEPAANVSVEYAHGLGEIVTAAVGAGFRIDALTEWLDETFDPRGGILTAENDGRFRLRLGGGHPLPLTFSLRATKT, encoded by the coding sequence GTGAGCGACACGGACCTGAACCGATCCCTGTGGGACGAGCGAGTCGGGCTGCACGGCCAGGACGACTACTACGACGTGGCCGGCTTCTTGGCGGGCGGCTCCTCGCTCACGGAGCGTGAGCTCGACGAGGTGCGTGCCGCGGTGGGCGACGTCGAAGGGCTCGACGTGCTGCACCTGCAGTGCCACTTCGGGCTCGACACGCTGTCGTTCGCTCGCCTGGGAGCGAGGGCGACGGGTCTGGACTTCTCTCCCGTGGCCGTCGAGCGAGCTCGCGGACTCGCCGCAGAGGCCGGCATCGACGCCGCCTTCGTGGAGGCCGACTCCCAGCACCTGCCCAGCGACGTCGAGGGCGGTTTCGACCTGGTCTTCGCCTCGTACGGCGTGCTGTGTTGGATCGCCGACGTCGACGCATGGATGCGCTCCGCGTCCGCGGCGCTGCGCAGCGGGGGGCACCTCGTGCTGATCGACCTCCATCCGGCCTCGCAGATGGTCGGGGGCATCGACCCGTTGGAGTTCGACTTCCCTTACCTCGGTGCCGAGCCCCAGCGCTTCGAGGCGTCGGGGTCGTACGCCGCACCCGACGCCGAGCCTGCGGCGAACGTGTCGGTCGAGTACGCCCACGGTCTCGGCGAGATCGTGACGGCCGCGGTCGGCGCGGGGTTCCGCATCGACGCATTGACCGAGTGGCTCGACGAGACGTTCGATCCGCGCGGGGGCATCCTCACGGCGGAGAACGACGGGCGCTTCCGCCTGCGGCTCGGCGGCGGTCACCCGCTGCCGTTGACGTTCTCGCTGCGTGCCACGAAGACGTAG
- a CDS encoding VOC family protein, which produces MRGRQKGDAATPRESRHDYWGVVLEAPDAPALARFYAGLLDWELTSEEADFATVGPPDGVAYLGFQTSPEYVEPIWPPVEGAQQMMLHLDFEVSDLEAAIVHARQLGASVATYQPQEHVRVMLDPVGHPFCLYVDTGN; this is translated from the coding sequence ATGCGCGGACGACAGAAGGGTGACGCCGCGACACCTCGGGAGTCCCGACACGACTACTGGGGTGTGGTCCTGGAGGCTCCCGATGCTCCGGCCCTGGCGCGGTTCTACGCTGGATTGCTGGACTGGGAACTCACGAGCGAGGAGGCCGACTTCGCCACGGTGGGACCGCCGGACGGGGTGGCGTACCTCGGGTTCCAGACCTCACCGGAGTACGTGGAACCGATCTGGCCGCCGGTCGAGGGCGCGCAACAGATGATGCTTCACTTGGACTTCGAGGTGAGCGACCTGGAAGCCGCGATCGTGCACGCACGACAGCTCGGTGCCAGTGTGGCCACGTACCAGCCTCAGGAGCACGTCCGGGTGATGCTCGATCCGGTGGGGCACCCGTTCTGCCTGTACGTTGACACCGGCAACTGA
- a CDS encoding SHOCT domain-containing protein: MMWGGGLFALICIALMIWMMMGHGMIGHGYREHGGTIDSERGPNAQEILAERFARGEISEEEFEQRKRLLK; this comes from the coding sequence ATGATGTGGGGCGGTGGCCTTTTCGCCCTCATCTGCATCGCGTTGATGATCTGGATGATGATGGGGCACGGAATGATAGGCCACGGTTATCGAGAACATGGCGGGACGATTGATTCCGAACGCGGACCCAACGCCCAGGAAATCCTGGCCGAGCGCTTCGCCCGAGGCGAAATCTCGGAGGAGGAGTTCGAGCAACGGAAGCGGCTGCTCAAGTAA
- a CDS encoding LamG-like jellyroll fold domain-containing protein — MTRSSRTLLTLALCAFLSVAGALPAFAATVGLWHMDESSGQMVDSSGSGNVGTLRNITRVSPGYSGGGRAYSFNGSNSRVIIQNSSSLNPGSKTITITAHVKFTSRPSASVGDYDLVRKGSGIYKMEILGSGQGFCRFQGASGSLSVKAGPDLSDGSWHTIVCKKTSSRITLTVDGSSTSRSGNVGSISSTAPLILGGKPDASGDWYKGVMDEVSISTA, encoded by the coding sequence GTGACGCGTTCCTCTCGGACCCTGCTCACCCTGGCGTTGTGTGCCTTCCTGTCGGTTGCCGGCGCCCTGCCCGCGTTCGCTGCGACGGTCGGTCTGTGGCATATGGACGAGTCGTCGGGCCAGATGGTCGACTCGTCGGGCTCCGGCAACGTCGGCACGTTGCGGAACATCACTCGCGTGAGCCCCGGCTACAGCGGTGGAGGGCGCGCCTACAGCTTCAACGGGTCGAACTCGCGAGTGATCATCCAGAACTCGTCGAGCCTGAACCCCGGCTCGAAGACGATCACGATCACGGCCCACGTGAAATTCACCTCACGGCCGTCGGCCTCGGTCGGCGACTACGACCTCGTGCGCAAGGGAAGCGGCATCTACAAGATGGAGATCCTCGGCTCGGGACAGGGTTTCTGCAGGTTCCAGGGCGCAAGCGGCAGCCTGTCCGTCAAGGCGGGGCCCGACCTCTCGGACGGCAGCTGGCACACGATCGTCTGTAAGAAGACGTCGTCGCGCATCACGCTGACCGTCGACGGGTCGTCGACGTCACGGAGCGGGAACGTCGGGTCGATCTCGAGTACCGCACCGCTGATCCTCGGAGGCAAACCCGACGCGTCCGGCGACTGGTACAAGGGCGTGATGGACGAGGTCAGCATCTCGACCGCCTGA
- a CDS encoding DUF2254 domain-containing protein, with product MLLRKFAASVASSLWFVPVMCVLAGAAISFGTITLDRAFDYQALSQVLVGRPTSANAVLTTIAVSMVSLATLVLTITMVVVQLAMGQFSPRIVQRILRDKPSQLAIGLFVATFVHAVLTIREVVDRGDGTGQVPSIAVATSYLLVLASIAALVIYVHHIGQSLRVSALIELVGHDTRKLVDRRYPDAGPPPPVDPESPRVVAARKSGVVTRIATDALVAEAERADCVLELVPALGAFVPAGGPLFIVHGRPEHLDENRLFAALSLKLEPTLDEDVAYGVRLLVDVAERSLSESPFQDPTTAVQAIDRLHDVLRQLARRPFPDGRVPAEDGRIRLLVKMMTWEDYVHLAFDEIRMAGAGSPQVSRRLVAALMDLRRVALPERIAVLDEQARLLRAATVEAMHDERDIRFALDPDREGLGAAAP from the coding sequence GTGCTGTTACGAAAGTTCGCGGCCAGCGTGGCGTCGAGTCTTTGGTTCGTGCCGGTCATGTGTGTCCTCGCGGGCGCGGCGATCTCCTTCGGCACGATCACCCTTGACCGAGCCTTCGACTATCAGGCGCTCTCGCAGGTGCTCGTCGGTCGGCCGACCTCGGCGAACGCGGTCTTGACCACGATCGCGGTCTCGATGGTGAGCCTCGCGACGCTCGTGCTGACGATCACGATGGTCGTCGTCCAGCTGGCGATGGGGCAGTTTTCGCCCCGGATCGTGCAGCGGATCCTTCGCGACAAGCCCAGCCAGCTCGCCATCGGGCTCTTCGTCGCGACCTTCGTGCACGCTGTGCTGACGATCCGCGAGGTTGTGGACCGGGGCGACGGCACAGGGCAGGTTCCAAGCATCGCCGTGGCGACGTCGTACCTCCTCGTGCTGGCGAGTATCGCGGCCTTGGTGATCTACGTGCACCACATCGGCCAGTCGCTTCGCGTTTCGGCGCTGATCGAACTCGTCGGTCACGACACGCGTAAGCTCGTCGACCGCCGATATCCAGACGCCGGCCCGCCGCCTCCCGTCGATCCGGAGTCTCCACGCGTTGTCGCTGCGCGAAAGTCGGGCGTCGTGACAAGGATCGCGACGGATGCACTCGTCGCCGAGGCCGAACGGGCCGACTGCGTGCTTGAGCTCGTCCCGGCTCTTGGCGCGTTTGTTCCCGCGGGCGGACCGCTATTCATCGTTCACGGCCGTCCCGAGCATCTGGACGAGAACCGGCTCTTCGCGGCGTTGAGCCTGAAGCTCGAGCCGACTCTCGACGAGGACGTCGCCTACGGGGTGCGGCTTCTGGTCGATGTCGCGGAGCGCTCGTTGTCTGAGTCGCCATTTCAGGATCCCACGACGGCCGTGCAGGCGATCGACCGCTTGCACGACGTCCTCAGGCAGCTCGCGCGTCGGCCGTTCCCCGACGGTCGCGTTCCTGCTGAGGATGGCCGGATCCGACTGCTCGTGAAGATGATGACCTGGGAGGACTACGTCCATCTGGCTTTCGACGAGATCCGGATGGCCGGCGCGGGCTCGCCCCAGGTCTCGCGACGCCTGGTCGCCGCCTTGATGGATCTCCGTCGTGTCGCGCTTCCGGAGCGAATCGCAGTGCTCGACGAGCAGGCGAGGCTGCTCCGTGCCGCGACGGTTGAGGCCATGCACGACGAGCGGGACATCCGCTTCGCGCTCGATCCGGACCGCGAAGGACTGGGCGCTGCCGCGCCTTAG
- a CDS encoding VOC family protein yields MTVRRVVVDHVLFVVADLDASRGLYTPALAPLGYEELHLQDDGVSYGAEELDDFTISRGEPVTTAAHVAFSAEGRDAVDAFFAAAVANGATVRGEPGVWTQYSERYYAAFVNDLHQNNVEAVWHAPEPVLDAPRRPGVP; encoded by the coding sequence ATGACGGTTCGCCGCGTCGTCGTCGATCACGTGCTCTTCGTCGTGGCAGACCTGGACGCGAGTCGGGGGCTCTATACACCCGCCCTCGCCCCACTCGGCTACGAGGAACTTCACCTTCAGGACGACGGTGTCTCCTACGGGGCCGAGGAACTGGACGACTTCACGATCTCCCGTGGGGAGCCCGTGACCACAGCGGCGCATGTTGCGTTCTCCGCCGAGGGTCGGGACGCCGTGGATGCATTCTTCGCGGCCGCCGTCGCAAACGGCGCGACCGTCCGCGGCGAGCCGGGGGTCTGGACGCAGTACTCCGAGCGATATTACGCGGCATTCGTGAACGACTTGCATCAGAACAACGTCGAGGCCGTGTGGCATGCGCCCGAGCCGGTCCTCGACGCGCCTCGCCGTCCCGGCGTTCCCTGA
- a CDS encoding D-aminoacylase has protein sequence MLDLWIASATVVDGTGAPAYLASIGVDGSRVAVITRDAGATGPEAELRLDGSGLVLAPGFVDVHNHSDLGALVDPTMPSTLRQGVTSVVVGNCGMSPFPASSATELASWAGGDAAEMDLDFGTFGGFLERVEEAEPSVNVAALVGHGSVRELAMGLERRAPTDEELAAMRRTVAEAMDAGAVGLSTGLIYVPGMYASTEEIVAMAEETARAGGIYASHVRGEGAHLFRAVNEAIEIGRRTGLPAHVSHLKCETSYMWGRADELLALVHEADDVTGDQYPYTAWASVLWSLLPQWAPVAELPALLADRATRDRLTASVEHGEGDAFQSSVDGVGWDRIVIEDTADRGCNGLDVAAIAERRGVEPVEAFFQLLVEEPSTSCIGHAMHEDDVRRILADPEIMVASDAVSVAPGGPMADVPVHPRTYGTFPRVLGPAVRDGVLTLEAAVRTMTSLPADRFGLSGRGRVVEGARADLVLFDADRVTDRATFEHPHAFPDGFEAVIVGGSVAWQRGDDRIRRGGRVLRRGEG, from the coding sequence GTGCTCGACCTTTGGATCGCCTCGGCCACCGTCGTCGACGGGACGGGCGCCCCCGCCTACCTGGCGTCGATCGGCGTGGACGGAAGTCGGGTCGCGGTGATCACGAGGGACGCAGGCGCGACCGGGCCGGAGGCGGAACTGCGACTCGACGGTTCCGGCCTCGTGCTCGCTCCCGGCTTCGTCGACGTGCACAACCACTCCGACCTGGGGGCGCTCGTGGACCCGACGATGCCGTCAACGCTGCGTCAGGGCGTGACGAGCGTGGTCGTGGGCAACTGCGGGATGTCCCCCTTCCCGGCATCGTCGGCGACCGAGCTCGCGTCGTGGGCCGGCGGCGATGCCGCCGAGATGGATCTCGACTTCGGAACGTTCGGCGGCTTCCTGGAGCGTGTCGAGGAGGCAGAACCGTCGGTGAACGTCGCGGCACTGGTCGGTCACGGATCGGTCCGTGAACTCGCGATGGGGCTCGAGCGACGCGCCCCCACCGACGAGGAGCTTGCCGCGATGCGACGGACGGTGGCCGAGGCGATGGACGCCGGTGCGGTCGGCCTGTCGACGGGCCTGATCTACGTGCCCGGCATGTACGCGTCGACCGAGGAGATCGTGGCCATGGCCGAGGAAACCGCCCGTGCCGGCGGCATCTACGCGTCGCACGTACGAGGAGAGGGCGCCCACCTCTTCCGCGCCGTGAACGAGGCGATCGAGATCGGTCGGCGCACCGGGCTCCCGGCGCATGTGAGCCACTTGAAGTGCGAGACGTCCTACATGTGGGGCCGGGCGGACGAGCTGCTGGCCCTGGTGCACGAGGCCGACGACGTGACCGGCGACCAATACCCGTACACGGCGTGGGCCTCCGTTCTCTGGTCCCTGCTCCCCCAGTGGGCACCCGTGGCCGAGCTCCCGGCTCTGCTCGCCGACCGCGCCACCCGGGATCGGTTGACCGCGTCCGTCGAGCACGGAGAGGGCGACGCGTTCCAGTCGTCGGTCGACGGGGTCGGCTGGGACCGCATCGTGATCGAGGACACCGCCGACCGAGGGTGCAACGGGCTCGACGTCGCTGCGATCGCCGAACGCCGCGGGGTCGAGCCCGTCGAGGCGTTCTTCCAGCTCCTGGTCGAGGAGCCCAGCACTTCCTGCATCGGACACGCGATGCACGAGGACGACGTGCGCAGGATCCTGGCCGACCCGGAGATCATGGTCGCGTCGGATGCCGTCTCGGTCGCGCCCGGCGGGCCGATGGCCGACGTCCCGGTACACCCGCGCACGTACGGCACCTTCCCTCGCGTGCTCGGGCCTGCGGTCAGAGACGGCGTGCTCACGCTGGAAGCGGCCGTCCGCACGATGACCTCCCTGCCGGCGGACCGCTTCGGCCTCTCCGGACGCGGACGAGTCGTGGAGGGCGCACGGGCGGACCTCGTGCTGTTCGACGCCGACCGGGTGACCGACCGGGCGACGTTCGAACACCCGCACGCGTTCCCCGACGGCTTCGAGGCCGTGATCGTCGGGGGGTCGGTCGCGTGGCAGCGAGGGGACGATCGCATCCGGCGGGGGGGACGGGTCCTCCGCCGTGGCGAGGGATAG
- a CDS encoding pyridoxamine 5'-phosphate oxidase family protein, with product MAILTDDMKRVVREQGLGFHATVCEDGSPNLSPKGTTRVWDDDHLFFADISSPRTVANIRRGSLVEVNVVDPFVRKGYRFKGPAVVHEPGTDGFSDGLRRMREEGVTTLLERVKAIVVIEVQQARPLVSPAYDDGTTTETDMFRIYEARFDRLHERLRNQGTPG from the coding sequence ATGGCGATCCTCACCGATGACATGAAGCGCGTCGTCCGCGAACAAGGACTCGGGTTCCACGCGACCGTTTGTGAGGATGGGTCGCCGAACCTGTCGCCGAAAGGGACCACACGTGTGTGGGACGACGATCACCTCTTCTTTGCGGACATCAGCTCGCCCCGGACGGTTGCGAACATCCGTCGAGGGTCCCTTGTTGAGGTCAACGTGGTGGACCCGTTCGTTCGGAAGGGTTATCGCTTCAAGGGACCGGCCGTGGTCCATGAGCCCGGGACGGACGGCTTCTCGGACGGTCTCAGGCGAATGCGCGAGGAGGGGGTCACGACGCTCCTCGAACGGGTGAAAGCGATCGTGGTAATCGAAGTCCAGCAAGCTCGGCCGCTGGTCTCACCCGCCTACGACGATGGGACTACTACCGAGACGGACATGTTCCGGATCTACGAAGCTCGCTTCGACCGTCTACACGAGCGACTTCGAAACCAAGGTACGCCGGGGTAG
- a CDS encoding thermonuclease family protein — MPPSRQLRPPALIAIASIVLATACIEGFDDREAGGEDDPRTTVRVVEVVDGDTIRVDLRGEETPVRLIGIDTPEKDGPYTDEECFGVRATQYTARALGGRDVELEFDVERTDRFDRTLAYVWLDGALFNEGILRDGFAVLATFPPNVRYVDRFTTAQRRARDEQAGLWGACPGD, encoded by the coding sequence GTGCCGCCGAGTCGACAGCTCCGTCCGCCGGCCCTGATCGCGATCGCGTCGATCGTGCTCGCGACCGCGTGCATCGAGGGGTTCGACGATCGGGAAGCCGGCGGGGAGGATGACCCGCGGACGACCGTGCGCGTCGTCGAGGTGGTCGACGGCGACACGATCCGCGTCGACCTGCGCGGTGAAGAAACGCCCGTGCGCCTGATCGGCATCGACACGCCCGAGAAGGACGGTCCCTACACAGACGAGGAGTGCTTCGGCGTGCGGGCGACGCAGTACACGGCTCGCGCCCTCGGCGGCCGGGACGTCGAGCTGGAGTTCGACGTGGAACGGACCGATCGCTTCGACCGCACGCTCGCGTACGTTTGGCTCGACGGTGCGCTCTTCAACGAGGGCATCCTTCGCGACGGCTTCGCGGTGCTCGCGACGTTCCCGCCCAACGTTCGCTACGTCGACCGCTTCACGACGGCCCAACGGCGAGCGCGCGACGAGCAGGCCGGTCTGTGGGGAGCCTGTCCGGGGGATTGA
- a CDS encoding DsrE/DsrF/DrsH-like family protein produces MGTDDRLSLVLFSGTDDKLQAAAVLTVGAAAMARPVDVFLQYWALDAFRVDRILKDHGVSPEAGPEGERAMRDQGKTHWSELFRQAKDLGDVRIQACADSLEMFHITMDDLDPLVDGVWGVASFFMEADGPVTFI; encoded by the coding sequence ATGGGCACCGACGATCGGCTTTCCTTGGTCCTGTTCTCCGGCACCGACGACAAGCTGCAAGCCGCCGCGGTGCTGACGGTCGGCGCAGCGGCGATGGCTCGTCCCGTCGACGTCTTCCTGCAGTACTGGGCGCTCGACGCATTCAGGGTGGACCGCATCTTGAAGGACCACGGGGTCTCGCCCGAGGCCGGTCCCGAGGGCGAGCGAGCGATGCGTGACCAGGGGAAGACGCACTGGAGCGAGCTCTTCCGTCAGGCCAAGGATCTCGGCGATGTCCGTATCCAGGCGTGCGCGGACTCGCTGGAGATGTTCCACATCACGATGGACGATCTCGACCCGCTGGTCGACGGGGTGTGGGGCGTCGCCAGCTTCTTCAT
- a CDS encoding cytochrome P450, producing the protein MQGADPRALGFDPEDIGFVADPYPAYERLRDRAPVLYDEATDHWLVTRYDDVNELLRDRRFGRTYLHVATHEEMGHEPPSPSLDPFWHLINHGILDMEPPDHTRVRRLVSKAFTPRMVESMRTPVQELIDELVDTVAGGGTFDLLPAIAEPLPVAVIAALLGVPRPDRHLLRPWSADICRMYELHPTEEDAAVAVAASAEFSDYLRALSRERRAAPTGDLISELALVVDEGQRLTEDELIGTCVLLLNAGHEATVNVTGNGWWALFRTPGALDRLRTEPALVPSAVEELMRWDTPLQLFERWVLEDVEIHGVRVPRGAELGLVFGSANRDPAVFDSPDELRLDREPNPHVTFGAGIHFCLGAPLARLELQTSFATVLRRLPNLGLVEEPRWKPGYIIRGLESLVVHA; encoded by the coding sequence GTGCAGGGAGCCGATCCGCGCGCGCTCGGGTTCGATCCCGAGGACATCGGTTTCGTCGCCGATCCGTACCCGGCGTACGAACGCCTTCGCGACCGGGCGCCGGTCCTCTACGACGAGGCCACCGACCACTGGCTCGTGACCCGCTACGACGACGTGAACGAGTTGCTGAGGGATCGCCGGTTCGGCCGTACGTACCTGCACGTGGCGACGCACGAGGAGATGGGGCACGAACCGCCCTCCCCCTCGCTCGATCCCTTCTGGCACCTGATCAACCACGGCATCCTCGACATGGAACCCCCCGACCACACGCGGGTGCGCCGGCTCGTCTCGAAGGCCTTCACACCCCGCATGGTCGAGTCGATGCGCACGCCCGTGCAGGAACTGATCGACGAACTGGTCGACACGGTCGCGGGCGGGGGCACGTTCGACCTGCTCCCGGCGATCGCCGAACCGCTGCCGGTCGCGGTGATCGCCGCGCTGCTCGGCGTGCCTCGCCCCGACCGACACCTGTTGCGACCGTGGTCGGCCGACATCTGCCGCATGTACGAGCTGCACCCGACCGAGGAGGACGCCGCGGTCGCCGTCGCCGCGAGCGCCGAGTTCTCCGACTACCTCCGCGCCCTGTCGCGCGAACGACGGGCCGCGCCGACGGGCGACCTGATCAGCGAGCTGGCCCTCGTGGTGGACGAGGGCCAGCGGCTCACCGAGGACGAGCTGATCGGCACATGCGTGCTCCTGCTGAACGCCGGCCACGAGGCCACCGTGAACGTGACGGGCAACGGATGGTGGGCGCTGTTCCGCACGCCGGGCGCGCTGGATCGACTGCGCACCGAACCGGCCCTCGTGCCCTCGGCCGTCGAGGAGCTGATGCGGTGGGACACGCCGCTGCAGCTGTTCGAGCGCTGGGTGCTCGAGGACGTCGAGATCCACGGGGTGCGCGTGCCCCGCGGCGCGGAGCTCGGCCTCGTCTTCGGATCGGCCAACCGCGATCCTGCGGTCTTCGACTCGCCGGATGAGCTGCGCCTCGACCGCGAACCGAACCCGCACGTCACGTTCGGTGCGGGTATCCACTTCTGCCTGGGGGCGCCGCTGGCCCGCCTCGAGCTCCAGACGTCGTTCGCGACCGTGCTCCGCCGCCTGCCGAACCTCGGACTGGTCGAGGAGCCCCGATGGAAGCCCGGCTACATCATCAGAGGGCTGGAGTCGCTGGTCGTCCACGCCTGA
- a CDS encoding VOC family protein: MVSRPASVSAIFKAIDVAATIEWYRQVGFEVRGVFPDEGEPTWCELSRDGVILQFLGGDETPWPGPPAFTGTLYFHPDSVGGLFEDIKDHTGPAWGPEVREWGTRELGLQDPNGYFLTFTEPA; this comes from the coding sequence ATGGTTTCTCGGCCCGCCTCCGTCTCGGCGATTTTCAAGGCCATCGATGTTGCCGCCACGATCGAGTGGTATCGGCAGGTAGGGTTTGAAGTTCGCGGGGTCTTCCCGGACGAGGGTGAGCCCACGTGGTGCGAGCTGTCCCGCGACGGTGTGATCCTGCAATTCCTCGGTGGTGATGAGACGCCCTGGCCCGGCCCACCCGCTTTCACGGGGACGCTCTACTTCCATCCCGACAGCGTCGGGGGGCTCTTCGAGGACATCAAAGACCACACCGGGCCCGCATGGGGACCCGAGGTCCGCGAATGGGGAACCCGAGAGCTCGGCCTGCAAGATCCCAATGGCTACTTCCTCACCTTCACCGAGCCAGCCTAG
- a CDS encoding RNA polymerase sigma factor, with translation MKLVRDAVDAEQASFEEFFAAAWPRLFRALLLLTGSAHEAEDVAQEAFLSLLERWDRLDHGTDLEGYLFRTALNSYRSLYRRSRLAAKRVLAPGQAGTDPFEQVSERESAVRLLLGLTPRQRAAIVLTGIEGFDYRQTGAMLGVKETTVRTLVSQARARFPKETDGSDE, from the coding sequence GTGAAGCTGGTCCGCGACGCCGTGGACGCAGAGCAGGCATCGTTCGAGGAATTCTTCGCTGCCGCATGGCCTCGACTCTTCCGGGCTCTTCTCCTTCTTACCGGAAGTGCTCACGAGGCCGAAGATGTCGCCCAGGAAGCATTCCTGAGCCTCCTGGAGCGCTGGGATAGGCTCGATCACGGGACTGATCTCGAGGGCTATCTCTTTCGGACGGCGCTGAACAGCTATCGCAGCCTCTACCGACGATCAAGGCTTGCGGCCAAGCGGGTCCTCGCTCCCGGGCAGGCCGGGACCGATCCTTTCGAGCAGGTTTCCGAACGCGAGAGCGCGGTTCGTCTCCTCCTCGGGCTTACTCCGCGTCAACGTGCGGCGATCGTTCTCACCGGGATCGAGGGGTTCGACTACCGACAGACGGGGGCCATGCTCGGGGTGAAGGAGACCACCGTCAGAACGCTCGTCTCACAAGCCAGAGCTCGGTTCCCGAAGGAAACGGACGGCAGCGATGAATGA